In one window of Clarias gariepinus isolate MV-2021 ecotype Netherlands chromosome 10, CGAR_prim_01v2, whole genome shotgun sequence DNA:
- the gpm6aa gene encoding glycoprotein M6Aa, producing MEEDMDEGQSQKGCTECCLKCLRGIPYPSLIATILLYAGVALFCGCGHEALTGTVTILQNYFEVIKTSPDALDVFTIIDIIKYVIYGIASAFFVYGILLMVEGFFTSGAIKDLYGDFKITACGRCVSAWFIMLTYIFMLAWLGVTAFTALPVFVYFNIWTICQKNATLQQGTSLCLDPRQFGVVTIGQGKSVCTGSEPFSQMCASKELDMTFHLFVCALAGAGAAVIAMIHYLMVLSANWAYVKDACKMQKYEDCKSKEEQELHDIHSTRSKERLNAYT from the exons atggaGGAGGACATGGATGAGGGACAGAGCCAGAAAG GATGTACAGAGTGCTGTTTGAAGTGTCTGCGTGGGATCCCATACCCGTCTCTGATTGCCACCATCCTGCTGTACGCGGGCGTGGCTCTGTTCTGTGGCTGTGGTCATGAGGCTCTAACCGGCACCGTCACAATCCTACAGAACTACTTTGAAGTGATCAAGACTTCTCCAGACGCATTGGACGTCTTCACCAT CATCGACATCATCAAATACGTGATCTACGGCATTGCCTCAGCTTTCTTCGTCTACGGGATCCTGCTGATGGTTGAGGGCTTCTTTACCAGTGGAGCAATTAAAGATCTGTATGGCGATTTTAAGATCACCGCCTGCGGTCGATGCGTTAGCGCATGG TTCATCATGCTGACGTACATCTTCATGCTCGCCTGGCTGGGAGTGACAGCCTTCACCGCGCTGCCCGTTTTCGTCTACTTCAACATCTGGACTATTTGCCAAAAAAATGCCACTCTACAGCAGGGAACAAGTCTGTGTCTGGACCCACGCCAATTTG GTGTGGTGACTATCGGACAGGGGAAGTCGGTGTGTACAGGAAGTGAACCATTTTCCCAAATGTGTGCATCTAAAGAG CTGGATATGACCTTTcacctgtttgtgtgtgcgctgGCCGGAGCCGGAGCAGCCGTCATCGCCATG ATCCACTACCTGATGGTTTTGTCGGCTAACTGGGCCTACGTGAAGGATGCGTGTAAGATGCAGAAATACGAAGACTGCAAGTCCAAAGAGGAGCAGGAGCTGCACGACATCCACTCCACACGCTCCAAAGAGCGACTCAACGCCTACACATAA
- the spata4 gene encoding spermatogenesis-associated protein 4, whose amino-acid sequence MDYSPQKKRSGLPREVWRWLQSLELTVSPKHIRRDFSNGYLVAEIFSWYVPEEFSLHTYDNGASIGAKQSNWSKIEKALAKRRISLIKESVNGTIHCKPGAAEALVQEIYTLLTNRRIQSAQEEALDFTDQSYQEQLPMVARSTASKAIKNNVSLSEELAEKNISTKQRNIQNIIHRHLEHRREERSQNPQRFNVKPTLGEQAVRLPPSHWHK is encoded by the exons ATGGATTATTCACCGCAGAAGAAGAGGAGCGGGCTCCCCCGGGAGGTGTGGAGGTGGCTGCAGAGTCTCGAGCTCACGGTGTCCCCGAAACACATCCGCAG AGATTTCTCTAACGGTTATCTGGTGGCTGAGATTTTTTCCTGGTACGTCCCCGAGGAGTTCTCTCTGCACACATACGATAACGGAGCGTCAATCGGCGCCAAGCAGAGCAACTGGTCTAAGATCGAGAAG gCGCTGGCCAAGCGACGCATCAGTTTGATTAAGGAGTCCGTTAATGGTACGATTCACTGCAAACCAGGAGCAGCCGAGGCTTTAGTTCAGGAGATTTACACACTGCTGACCAACAGGag GATCCAGAGTGCCCAGGAGGAGGCGCTAGACTTCACTGATCAGAGTTATCAGGAGCAGCTGCCCATGGTGGCTCGATCCACGGCGTCGAAAGCCATTAAAAACAACGTGAGTCTGAGCGAGGAGCTGGCTGAGAAAAACATCAGCACCAAGCAGAGGAACATCCAGAACATCATCCACCGGCACCTCGAGCACcggagagaggagaggagccAGAACCCTc AACGTTTTAACGTGAAGCCCACGCTGGGAGAGCAGGCCGTCCGACTACCACCATCGCACTGGCATAAATGA